In Methanocaldococcus lauensis, a single genomic region encodes these proteins:
- a CDS encoding ATP-binding protein: MFINREEELKALNEKLNSNKFEFVVIYGRRRIGKTKLALKSVENIEHIYYLAVEGDNLKHFKRYASKVVPTIEYAKEDWEAYFNFLILNDKIIIIDEFPNLIKENPNILSLFQRIVDVHLKNTKTKLIILGSSLSMMGEKVLSYKSPLYGRKTGVLKIRPLKFKHLKEFFPNATWEELVEIYGFADGIPYYLEKIELPFWRYLNEEIKRVDSFLRYEVDFLMKYEFEEPTTYKKILEAIAFGNHTLGEIKNYLGIKHSDLTPYLKNLIEVEFVEREIPITESPKTKKGRYYIKDNFITFYFRYIFPNLSAIEEGIFEIDEIKADYNQYLGFRSEAESNEMRSISSNVFEKVAKEFLIELNKMNKLPFKFLNIGRWWKKGEEIDLIALNKNEKKALFVEVKWKNLNNKEVKKILNNLERKSELVGLSDYEIYYAIIGKEIKNKENLKDYLVFDLEDFNKLL, from the coding sequence ATGTTCATCAACAGAGAGGAAGAACTAAAAGCACTAAATGAGAAACTTAACAGTAATAAGTTTGAATTTGTAGTTATTTATGGGAGAAGAAGGATAGGAAAAACAAAATTAGCATTAAAAAGTGTAGAAAATATAGAACATATTTATTATTTAGCAGTTGAGGGGGATAATTTAAAGCATTTTAAAAGATATGCATCAAAGGTAGTTCCAACAATAGAGTATGCCAAAGAAGATTGGGAGGCATATTTTAATTTTTTAATTTTAAATGATAAAATCATAATTATTGATGAATTTCCAAATTTAATTAAAGAAAATCCAAATATTCTATCACTATTCCAAAGAATAGTAGATGTTCATTTAAAGAATACAAAAACAAAACTTATTATTCTTGGCTCTTCACTGTCTATGATGGGAGAGAAAGTTTTAAGTTATAAATCCCCACTTTATGGAAGAAAAACAGGCGTTTTAAAAATCAGACCGTTAAAGTTTAAGCATTTAAAGGAATTTTTCCCTAACGCTACTTGGGAAGAGTTAGTTGAGATTTATGGATTTGCCGATGGTATTCCATATTATCTTGAGAAAATAGAACTTCCATTTTGGAGATATTTAAATGAGGAGATTAAGAGAGTTGATAGTTTTTTGAGATATGAGGTTGATTTTTTGATGAAGTATGAGTTTGAAGAGCCAACAACTTACAAAAAAATACTTGAGGCAATTGCATTTGGTAATCATACACTTGGAGAGATAAAGAATTATTTAGGCATTAAGCATTCAGATTTAACACCGTATTTAAAAAACTTGATTGAAGTTGAATTTGTAGAGAGAGAAATCCCTATAACTGAAAGTCCAAAAACAAAAAAAGGAAGATACTACATTAAGGATAATTTTATTACATTTTATTTTAGATACATTTTTCCAAACCTATCTGCAATTGAAGAGGGAATTTTTGAGATTGATGAAATAAAAGCTGACTATAATCAATATTTAGGCTTTCGGAGCGAAGCGGAGAGCAACGAAATGCGAAGCATTTCGTCTAATGTTTTTGAAAAAGTTGCTAAGGAATTTTTGATTGAGTTAAATAAAATGAACAAATTGCCATTTAAATTTTTAAACATTGGAAGATGGTGGAAAAAAGGAGAAGAAATTGATTTAATTGCTTTAAATAAAAATGAGAAAAAGGCATTATTTGTTGAAGTTAAATGGAAGAACTTGAATAATAAGGAAGTTAAAAAAATACTCAATAATTTAGAAAGAAAATCAGAACTCGTTGGATTGAGTGATTATGAAATATACTATGCCATCATAGGAAAAGAAATTAAAAACAAAGAAAATCTTAAAGATTATTTAGTGTTTGATTTGGAAGATTTTAATAAACTTCTTTAA
- a CDS encoding SPL family radical SAM protein, whose protein sequence is MKLKLIKIKAKKSFTPTKIPGADYVINQYVGCQYSCMYCYAKFMCRWYKYGKWGEWIVVKENLPELVKKENVKGKVYMSSVSDPYQPIEKKLELTRDILKSMNKNIKLGILTKSDLVLRDIDVFKEFKDIEVGLTINGFNKYIKKKIEPFYPTTEKRMDALKILHENGIKNYAFISPIIPNLVDVGELIKETKNFTDFYWFEFLNLRASGKEFRKWLKQNYPESYEVLSDKVKAEKYIKDVIEIIKSNNIKVRGVCINHPKK, encoded by the coding sequence ATGAAACTAAAACTCATTAAAATAAAAGCTAAAAAATCTTTCACTCCAACCAAGATTCCAGGAGCAGATTATGTTATAAATCAATATGTTGGTTGTCAGTATAGTTGTATGTATTGCTATGCTAAATTTATGTGTAGATGGTATAAATATGGGAAATGGGGAGAGTGGATTGTTGTTAAAGAAAATCTTCCAGAACTCGTTAAGAAAGAAAATGTAAAAGGAAAAGTCTATATGAGTAGTGTTAGCGATCCATATCAACCAATTGAGAAAAAATTAGAACTTACAAGAGATATTTTAAAGAGTATGAATAAAAACATTAAATTAGGAATTTTAACAAAATCTGATTTAGTTTTAAGAGATATAGATGTTTTTAAAGAGTTTAAAGATATAGAAGTAGGTTTAACAATAAATGGATTTAATAAATATATTAAAAAGAAAATAGAACCCTTCTATCCCACAACTGAAAAAAGGATGGATGCTTTAAAAATACTTCATGAAAATGGTATTAAGAACTATGCTTTTATCTCACCAATAATTCCAAATTTAGTTGATGTTGGAGAATTAATCAAAGAAACGAAAAATTTTACAGATTTTTACTGGTTTGAGTTTTTAAACTTAAGGGCAAGCGGTAAAGAGTTTAGAAAATGGCTAAAACAAAATTATCCAGAAAGCTATGAAGTACTCTCTGATAAAGTTAAAGCTGAGAAGTATATAAAAGATGTTATTGAAATTATAAAAAGTAATAATATCAAAGTTAGAGGTGTTTGTATCAATCATCCAAAAAAATAA
- the bioF gene encoding 8-amino-7-oxononanoate synthase, translating into MFREKLKREIEVIKNNGLYRFLREKGDNILDFSSNDYLCLSKHPEVIEAVKEGLKYGAGSTGSRLTSGNINHQRLEDKIAEFKETERSLVYSSGYATNVGVISALCKKEDLILSDKLNHASIIDGCRLSKADVLIYNHCDVNHLYNLIEENWKKYNNLFIITDGVFSMDGDIAPLKDLKKITDEFNAILIIDDAHGTGVLGNGKGSLKHFNLKPSDNIIQIGTLSKAIGGLGGFVCGIEEVIEYLINTSRSFIFSTALPPHVVEGCIKAFEIIERGEVVKKLQKNIKIANEIFKKNGFIKKDNLTPIYPFIFKEKTMEIAEHLIKNNIFCVGIRYPTVPKGSERIRISINVGHKKEDFKLLCEKIKEVY; encoded by the coding sequence ATGTTTAGAGAAAAATTAAAGAGAGAGATTGAAGTCATAAAAAACAATGGATTGTATAGATTTTTGAGAGAAAAAGGAGATAATATTTTAGATTTTTCTTCAAATGATTATCTATGCCTATCAAAACATCCAGAGGTTATTGAAGCTGTGAAAGAAGGGCTAAAATATGGTGCTGGTTCAACTGGCTCAAGATTAACATCTGGAAATATAAACCATCAAAGATTGGAAGATAAAATAGCGGAGTTTAAAGAAACAGAGAGATCTTTGGTTTATTCATCTGGATATGCTACAAATGTTGGAGTTATCTCTGCATTATGCAAAAAAGAGGATTTAATTTTAAGTGATAAACTTAATCATGCATCTATCATTGATGGTTGTAGGTTGAGTAAAGCTGATGTTTTGATTTACAATCATTGTGATGTAAATCATTTATACAATTTAATTGAAGAGAATTGGAAAAAATATAATAATTTATTCATCATAACTGACGGCGTTTTTAGTATGGATGGAGATATAGCCCCACTTAAAGATTTAAAGAAGATAACGGATGAATTTAATGCCATTTTAATTATTGATGATGCACATGGGACAGGAGTTTTGGGAAATGGGAAAGGAAGTTTAAAACATTTTAATTTAAAACCTTCTGATAATATTATACAAATTGGGACGTTATCAAAGGCAATTGGTGGTTTGGGAGGATTTGTTTGTGGAATTGAGGAAGTTATAGAGTATTTAATAAACACTTCGAGGAGTTTTATTTTTTCAACCGCTCTTCCCCCTCATGTTGTTGAAGGTTGCATTAAGGCATTTGAGATTATTGAGAGGGGAGAGGTTGTTAAAAAACTTCAAAAAAACATAAAAATAGCAAATGAGATTTTTAAGAAAAATGGATTTATTAAGAAGGATAATTTAACTCCAATTTATCCATTCATTTTTAAAGAAAAAACTATGGAGATAGCAGAGCATTTAATAAAAAATAACATCTTTTGTGTTGGAATTAGATATCCCACAGTTCCTAAAGGTTCAGAGAGGATAAGGATAAGTATAAATGTTGGACATAAAAAGGAGGATTTTAAGTTGTTGTGTGAGAAGATTAAAGAAGTTTATTAA
- a CDS encoding 6-carboxyhexanoate--CoA ligase has translation MYSIKMRASKDGKHISGAERIVNKEEIEEVAKELIRRALTHENGTPDFINLKIEEIKENITYINHLPIKTIECKNKEEAREKARELLRNEGIPDELIDYAFEIIDKGGMRGAAILNLRGERLEPDKERGVRVKNIDTTKELKEKILKENLGTERTVDAIAIASKVIHLGVIAELCTSDNKSYTTGYVATKKGYFRITNLKEYGENGGRVFFVKNDVDIDDLIYKLENKPFIIK, from the coding sequence ATGTATAGCATAAAAATGAGGGCATCAAAAGATGGAAAACACATTTCTGGGGCTGAAAGAATTGTAAATAAGGAAGAGATTGAAGAAGTAGCAAAAGAATTAATAAGAAGAGCTTTAACACATGAAAATGGAACACCTGATTTTATAAATCTAAAAATTGAGGAGATTAAGGAAAATATAACTTATATCAACCACTTGCCAATAAAAACAATAGAATGTAAAAATAAAGAAGAGGCAAGAGAAAAGGCAAGAGAGTTATTAAGAAATGAGGGCATTCCAGATGAATTAATAGATTATGCATTTGAGATTATTGATAAGGGAGGAATGAGGGGGGCGGCAATTTTAAATTTAAGAGGGGAGAGGTTAGAGCCAGATAAAGAAAGGGGAGTTAGAGTAAAAAATATTGATACAACTAAAGAACTAAAAGAGAAGATTTTAAAAGAAAATTTAGGAACAGAAAGGACTGTTGATGCCATTGCAATAGCATCTAAGGTTATTCATTTGGGAGTTATAGCTGAGTTATGCACCTCAGATAATAAAAGTTACACAACTGGTTATGTTGCAACTAAAAAGGGCTATTTTAGGATTACAAATTTAAAAGAATATGGAGAGAATGGAGGAAGAGTATTTTTTGTTAAAAATGATGTTGATATAGATGATTTGATATATAAATTAGAAAACAAGCCATTTATTATAAAATAA
- the bioD gene encoding dethiobiotin synthase has protein sequence MIFITGTDTGVGKTYVSAILAENLKKMGVNVGYLKPVETGGREDTLTLKNVLKNDDNLDLMNPINLKNPLSPNIAFEVENVQLTLDEIKEKIMNAYEVLKNKYDFLIVEGAGGVCVPIKENFLMSDLIKFLNLDAVVVSRPNLGTINHTLLTIEHLRNKGINVRGVIINCITDLNKVLYYEKTFETIEKVGDIEIIGIVKNKEDFEIDFEKILSGE, from the coding sequence ATGATATTCATCACAGGAACAGATACGGGTGTAGGGAAAACTTATGTTTCAGCTATTTTGGCAGAGAATTTGAAAAAAATGGGAGTTAATGTTGGATATTTAAAGCCAGTTGAGACCGGAGGGAGGGAAGATACTTTAACTTTAAAAAATGTATTAAAGAATGATGATAATTTGGATTTGATGAATCCTATTAATCTAAAAAATCCACTATCTCCAAATATTGCGTTTGAAGTTGAAAATGTTCAATTAACTTTAGATGAGATAAAAGAGAAAATAATGAATGCTTATGAAGTTTTAAAAAACAAATACGATTTTTTAATTGTTGAAGGAGCTGGAGGAGTTTGTGTCCCTATCAAAGAAAACTTTTTAATGAGTGATTTAATTAAGTTTTTGAATTTGGATGCAGTTGTAGTTTCAAGACCTAATTTAGGGACGATAAACCATACATTATTAACTATTGAACATTTGAGGAATAAAGGAATTAATGTTAGAGGAGTTATTATCAACTGCATAACTGATTTAAATAAAGTCTTATATTATGAAAAAACATTTGAAACTATTGAAAAAGTTGGAGATATTGAGATAATTGGAATCGTCAAAAATAAAGAAGATTTTGAGATTGACTTTGAAAAAATATTATCAGGTGAATAA
- the bioA gene encoding adenosylmethionine--8-amino-7-oxononanoate transaminase, with translation MDIDKNLLEKWDKEYIWHPYTQMKEYRESKNLIIERGEGNYLIDIYGNKYLDAVSSIWCNLFGHSRREIIEAIKNQAEKICHSTLLGCGNVPSILLAKKLIDITPKHLIKVFYSEDGAEAVEIAVKMAYQYYVLRGDKGRTKFISVKEGYHGDTFGAMSVGGSELFHGVFKPLLFKGYHANPPYCYRCKYYNFKDTDERNEKGCNMECLNEMLELIEKHADEVFCVILEGGVMGSAGMIPFPDGYIEEVAKACKENDIIFILDEVATGFGRTGKMFFCDNEKLKKLEKPDILCLGKGITGGYLPLAATLTTDEIYNQFLGEFGESKQLYHGHTYTGNQLLCSAALATLEIFEKENVIENIQPKIKLFHEELRKLKELEHVGDIRGKGFMVGIELVKNKETKEPYPYGYKAGYRVAEKLLEKGIYMRPIGNVIILCPPLSITEEEIKYLCNALYEAIKEADLNSFSFP, from the coding sequence ATGGATATTGATAAAAATTTACTTGAAAAATGGGATAAGGAGTATATTTGGCATCCATATACACAAATGAAAGAATATAGGGAATCAAAAAACTTAATTATAGAGAGAGGGGAAGGGAATTATTTAATTGATATTTATGGAAATAAATATTTAGATGCTGTTTCATCTATATGGTGCAATCTATTTGGACATAGTAGAAGAGAAATTATTGAAGCAATAAAAAATCAGGCTGAAAAGATTTGCCACTCAACACTCTTAGGTTGTGGAAACGTCCCTTCTATTTTATTGGCAAAAAAATTAATAGACATTACTCCAAAGCATTTAATAAAGGTGTTTTATTCTGAGGATGGGGCAGAGGCTGTTGAGATTGCAGTTAAAATGGCATATCAATATTATGTTTTAAGAGGAGATAAAGGAAGAACTAAATTCATTTCAGTTAAAGAGGGTTATCATGGAGACACTTTTGGAGCAATGAGTGTTGGAGGAAGCGAATTATTCCATGGAGTATTTAAACCTCTTTTGTTTAAAGGCTATCATGCAAATCCTCCATACTGTTATAGATGCAAATACTATAACTTTAAAGATACTGATGAGAGAAATGAAAAAGGCTGTAATATGGAATGTTTAAATGAAATGCTTGAGTTAATTGAAAAGCATGCTGATGAAGTATTTTGTGTTATACTTGAAGGAGGAGTTATGGGCTCTGCTGGAATGATACCATTTCCAGATGGATATATTGAGGAAGTAGCAAAGGCGTGTAAGGAGAATGATATAATCTTTATTCTTGATGAAGTAGCAACTGGATTTGGAAGAACTGGAAAGATGTTCTTTTGTGATAATGAGAAATTAAAAAAATTAGAAAAGCCAGATATTCTCTGCTTAGGTAAAGGAATAACTGGAGGTTATCTACCTTTAGCTGCAACTCTAACAACTGATGAAATATACAATCAATTCTTAGGAGAGTTTGGAGAGAGCAAACAACTATATCATGGACACACATATACTGGAAATCAACTTCTATGCTCTGCTGCTTTAGCAACATTGGAAATTTTTGAAAAAGAGAATGTAATAGAAAATATCCAACCAAAAATAAAGCTTTTCCACGAAGAGCTTAGAAAATTAAAAGAACTTGAACATGTTGGAGATATTAGAGGAAAAGGCTTTATGGTTGGTATAGAGCTTGTAAAAAACAAAGAAACAAAAGAGCCATATCCTTATGGTTATAAAGCTGGCTATAGAGTTGCTGAAAAATTGCTTGAAAAAGGTATCTATATGAGACCTATAGGTAATGTTATTATCTTATGTCCTCCTCTATCAATTACTGAAGAAGAGATTAAATATTTATGCAACGCTTTATACGAGGCAATAAAAGAGGCAGATTTAAACAGTTTCTCATTTCCATAA
- a CDS encoding P-loop NTPase fold protein: MVFNVKINVKNIVERYGYIRIFLGIFGVLLFILTIYGLNVLNIMYKLVESILNYWDEISRLGIGFLTIAIITYYLKAINIMFNIRTYLKNMDTIKSTENISDKLDKLEYKYMQSLFIFSMSSIFLYFIYSSINLPISNFIMLLFIFIVPTVFLIFLQTFKFYKYAKISKIISILVFIGIVGVSIKYFQYSSASYTLLHFCYLGGLFIGIAYYWNNLIYELGKFNCFIQFLLREYNELRNNAKYYFKLLKNHVIENYNHYKDEDIEINPKTDCFGTLNKIITIEEGFKNKILQNHKIIALYGNWGSGKSSIIRTLIERLDESRNFDEITEIKRLWESFKDFIHILKPPKEKHESIICIKFDAWEYENEENIAYALLCHIINELEKNADIKFGIRSIKNNLLKSGAVVLKSVDINMGIFNINLGCDIEKQYKEVENLKNGLNKISEILSENNKRLIVFIDELDRCERENILKFLASLKLFFTSGDNINYICAVDKDAVKEALEHKYNNGEKAEEYLEKIFNFSFNMPKKFNVEKFIMQYEFFNDEEIAKKLAKFFEAINFTNPRHLKKVLNKYDYLVKIKTSDKISEKLKNLIPDIICIDLECMLPTSEYYLKKYYPNQNLIKNIVKILKSGNSKNYLFDTIFVLYFIILYEFYPEKYLEIKNCEDKLNNYVNHFKYIGWNDEFYMDVEENEEYIRNKKNMVRYYVNYDLLNLQSIYLSYKILSKIDNPKELNKYLLLEILSENEVYIKYIENYIKLYPKLYKLKDIRESNYKKIQSIRLNEIDSYLVNAIKNGYYFDSLADKLLYPKDDGYFASRVLTSIINIKKEKPEDVDRLLSELEESDLHNLSKYLLRLLYGYNKKDIEKINEKMSELLSELEKTHVKKLNEELFDKLNNLKDCKTKEDLQKIASKLMNITNINRNLSSLIKDDHYDKYIWIFNRHLLNLINVFTPIIKNKIDYSIWDASLLKKEYKSGLYHIEENDVLIPDSRLLDIYSYNSYSYSEIKNTIKEDILSNIRKYIEQFEYKNNEILIDFCKYLISDEFFEIIKKENRTYNKKENKDNKNEDNEDYKFKTLFDMVETLL; encoded by the coding sequence ATGGTATTTAATGTTAAAATTAATGTTAAAAATATTGTGGAGAGATATGGGTATATTAGGATTTTTTTAGGAATATTTGGAGTTTTATTATTTATATTGACAATATATGGGTTAAATGTATTGAATATAATGTATAAATTAGTGGAAAGTATATTAAATTATTGGGATGAAATATCAAGATTAGGCATTGGTTTTTTAACTATTGCAATTATAACCTATTACTTGAAAGCAATTAATATAATGTTCAATATTAGAACTTATCTAAAAAATATGGATACAATAAAATCTACTGAAAATATAAGCGATAAATTAGATAAATTAGAATATAAATATATGCAGTCATTATTTATTTTTAGTATGTCATCAATATTTTTATATTTTATATATAGTTCAATAAATTTACCGATTTCCAATTTTATAATGTTATTATTCATTTTTATAGTACCAACGGTATTTCTAATATTCTTGCAAACATTTAAATTTTATAAATATGCTAAAATTTCTAAAATTATATCTATCTTAGTTTTTATAGGGATTGTAGGCGTATCAATAAAATATTTTCAATATTCGTCGGCATCTTATACATTATTACATTTTTGTTATCTTGGTGGTTTGTTTATAGGGATTGCATATTATTGGAATAATTTAATTTATGAGCTTGGAAAATTTAATTGTTTTATTCAATTTCTGTTAAGAGAGTATAATGAACTAAGAAATAATGCTAAATATTACTTTAAGTTACTTAAAAACCATGTTATTGAAAATTACAACCATTATAAAGATGAAGATATAGAAATAAATCCTAAAACAGACTGTTTTGGAACTTTAAATAAAATAATTACAATTGAAGAAGGATTTAAAAATAAAATCTTACAGAATCATAAAATTATAGCATTATATGGAAATTGGGGTAGTGGTAAGAGTAGTATAATTAGAACATTAATTGAAAGACTTGATGAATCTCGAAATTTTGATGAAATTACTGAAATTAAGAGATTATGGGAATCGTTTAAAGATTTTATTCATATATTAAAACCACCAAAAGAAAAACATGAATCTATAATATGTATTAAATTTGATGCTTGGGAATATGAAAATGAAGAAAACATAGCTTACGCTTTATTATGCCACATTATTAATGAATTAGAAAAAAATGCTGATATTAAATTTGGAATTCGAAGTATAAAAAATAATCTTTTAAAATCTGGTGCAGTAGTTTTAAAATCTGTTGACATCAATATGGGTATTTTCAATATAAATCTTGGGTGCGATATTGAAAAACAATATAAAGAAGTAGAAAATTTAAAAAATGGACTTAATAAAATTTCTGAAATTCTTAGCGAAAATAATAAACGGCTTATAGTTTTCATTGATGAATTAGATAGATGTGAAAGAGAAAATATCTTAAAATTTTTGGCATCTCTTAAATTATTTTTTACCAGTGGGGATAACATAAATTATATCTGTGCGGTAGATAAAGACGCAGTAAAAGAGGCACTTGAACATAAATACAACAATGGGGAAAAAGCAGAGGAATATTTAGAAAAAATTTTTAACTTTTCATTTAATATGCCTAAAAAATTTAATGTGGAAAAATTTATTATGCAATATGAGTTTTTTAATGATGAGGAAATTGCTAAAAAACTTGCAAAATTCTTTGAAGCAATTAATTTTACAAATCCAAGGCATTTAAAGAAAGTTTTGAACAAATATGATTATTTAGTTAAAATTAAAACATCCGATAAAATCAGTGAGAAGTTAAAAAATTTAATTCCAGACATAATTTGTATTGATTTAGAATGTATGCTTCCTACTTCAGAATACTACCTTAAAAAATATTATCCAAACCAAAATCTCATTAAAAATATAGTAAAAATATTAAAAAGCGGTAATAGTAAAAACTACTTATTTGACACAATTTTTGTTTTATATTTTATAATTCTCTATGAGTTTTATCCTGAAAAATATTTGGAAATAAAAAATTGTGAAGATAAATTAAATAATTATGTAAATCATTTTAAATATATCGGATGGAATGATGAATTTTATATGGATGTAGAAGAAAATGAGGAATACATACGAAATAAAAAAAATATGGTAAGATACTACGTAAATTACGATTTGCTAAACTTACAATCAATATATTTATCCTATAAAATATTATCCAAGATTGACAATCCTAAAGAACTAAATAAGTATTTATTATTAGAAATATTATCAGAAAATGAAGTGTATATAAAATATATTGAAAACTATATAAAATTATATCCTAAATTGTATAAATTAAAGGATATACGTGAATCAAATTATAAAAAAATTCAATCTATAAGACTTAATGAAATAGATTCATATTTAGTCAATGCAATAAAAAACGGTTATTATTTCGATAGTTTAGCAGATAAACTACTATATCCTAAAGATGACGGTTATTTCGCAAGCCGAGTATTGACATCTATAATTAATATCAAAAAAGAAAAACCTGAGGATGTGGATAGATTATTGTCTGAATTAGAGGAGAGTGACCTTCATAATCTAAGTAAGTATTTATTGAGATTATTATATGGATATAATAAGAAAGATATTGAAAAAATTAATGAAAAAATGTCTGAATTATTATCAGAGTTAGAAAAAACACATGTTAAAAAATTAAATGAAGAACTATTTGATAAATTAAATAATTTAAAGGATTGCAAAACTAAAGAAGATTTACAAAAGATAGCATCAAAACTAATGAATATTACTAATATAAATAGGAATTTATCAAGCTTAATAAAAGATGATCATTATGACAAATATATTTGGATATTTAACAGACATCTGCTAAATTTAATCAATGTATTTACACCAATAATTAAAAACAAAATTGATTATTCTATATGGGATGCTTCATTATTAAAAAAGGAATATAAAAGTGGGTTATATCATATAGAAGAGAATGACGTATTAATCCCTGATTCTCGGTTACTTGATATATACAGTTATAACAGTTATAGTTATAGCGAAATTAAAAACACAATTAAAGAAGATATTCTATCGAATATAAGAAAATATATTGAACAATTTGAATACAAAAACAACGAAATTCTTATAGATTTTTGTAAATATTTAATATCCGATGAATTTTTTGAAATAATTAAAAAAGAAAATAGAACATACAACAAGAAAGAGAATAAAGATAATAAAAATGAAGATAATGAAGATTACAAATTTAAAACATTATTCGATATGGTTGAAACATTACTTTAA
- a CDS encoding HAD family hydrolase has product MIIILDLNGTIATDGVIKDSTKEKIKELCKNYQIFILSADTFGTLKYIERELGVKGIKIDKEKFKSEKIAKNEILKEIREKYKNEKIVAFGNGANDELLLKNADLGICVLGDEGAWTKTLLNADIVVKDIDNGLDLILKEKRLKATMRD; this is encoded by the coding sequence GTGATTATAATACTCGACTTAAATGGAACAATAGCAACAGATGGAGTTATAAAGGATTCAACGAAAGAAAAAATAAAAGAATTATGTAAAAATTATCAAATTTTTATATTATCTGCTGATACATTTGGAACATTGAAATATATAGAAAGAGAGTTAGGAGTAAAAGGAATAAAAATCGACAAAGAAAAGTTTAAAAGTGAAAAAATAGCAAAAAATGAAATTTTGAAGGAGATTAGAGAAAAATATAAAAATGAAAAAATTGTAGCCTTTGGAAATGGGGCTAATGATGAATTATTATTAAAAAATGCTGATTTAGGAATATGTGTTTTGGGAGATGAAGGGGCTTGGACTAAAACTCTATTAAATGCTGACATTGTTGTTAAAGATATTGATAACGGTTTAGATTTAATTTTAAAGGAAAAAAGATTGAAGGCTACAATGAGAGATTAA
- a CDS encoding N-glycosylase/DNA lyase, producing the protein MNSEKIEKLKSILKELGIDTARELEENVDLQYLYLKNLQKNLKDDELFIKLVILNALVSYQLSSTGELWWKEFSNYWSNKEIIDDIFKEYKDFLLNCKSNRRLLNIKMKRIDKIKPFLENLNIEDIKKYYKNMNIFRNHIANQLKTKKESKTVVFTVKMFGYASRISFNNFIQYPMEIEIPKDSRIEKYTKKFTNEEPIKFWKKIGKETNIPPLHIDSILWPVLGKSYEVRERLKKYCNKSDLIFKLVEL; encoded by the coding sequence ATGAACAGTGAAAAAATAGAGAAACTAAAATCAATATTAAAAGAACTTGGGATAGATACTGCAAGAGAATTAGAGGAAAATGTTGATTTGCAGTATTTGTATTTAAAAAATCTCCAAAAAAATCTTAAAGATGATGAATTATTTATTAAATTGGTTATTCTCAATGCATTGGTTAGTTATCAACTATCGTCAACAGGAGAACTCTGGTGGAAAGAATTTTCAAATTATTGGTCGAATAAAGAGATTATAGATGATATTTTTAAAGAATATAAGGATTTTTTATTAAATTGTAAAAGTAATAGAAGACTTTTAAATATAAAAATGAAGAGAATTGATAAGATAAAACCTTTCTTAGAAAATCTAAATATTGAAGATATTAAAAAATATTACAAAAATATGAATATTTTTAGGAATCATATAGCAAACCAGTTAAAAACAAAAAAAGAATCTAAGACAGTAGTATTTACAGTTAAAATGTTTGGATACGCATCAAGGATCTCGTTTAATAACTTCATCCAATACCCTATGGAAATAGAAATACCAAAAGATAGCAGAATTGAAAAATATACAAAAAAATTCACTAACGAAGAACCAATAAAATTTTGGAAAAAAATTGGTAAGGAAACTAATATTCCTCCACTACATATAGATTCTATTCTTTGGCCTGTTCTTGGAAAATCTTATGAAGTTAGGGAAAGATTAAAAAAATACTGTAATAAATCAGATTTAATTTTTAAGTTGGTGGAGTTGTAA